One window of the Periophthalmus magnuspinnatus isolate fPerMag1 chromosome 17, fPerMag1.2.pri, whole genome shotgun sequence genome contains the following:
- the LOC117385405 gene encoding CTD small phosphatase-like protein isoform X2, producing MDHMSIITQVSNPKEEEILAFNQDKASQSKSSLKKQRNRSIFSTLFCCFRNYNVEPPAANSNTSALPPPVEENGSPPKPPAKYLLPEMKISDYGKKCVVIDLDETLVHSSFKPISNADFIVPVEIDGIVHQVYVLKRPHVDEFLQKMGELFECVLFTASLAKYADPVADLLDQWGVFRARLFRESCVFHRGNYVKDLSRLGRELNNVIIVDNSPASYIFHPENAVPVQSWFDDMNDTELLDLLPFFEGLSKEEEVYGVLQNLRSR from the exons ATGGACCACATGTCCATAATAACCCAGGTTTCTAACCCGAAGGAGGAGGAAATATTAGCTTTTAACCAAGATAAAG CATCACAGTCCAAAAGCAGCCTGAAGAAGCAGAGAAATCGGAGCATCTTCAGCACATTATTCTGCTGCTTTCGAAATTACAATGTTGAGCCACCAGCCGCCAACTCTAACACCAGTGCCCTGCCTCCACCGGTCGAGGAGAATGGATCCCCTCCCAAG CCACCAGCCAAATACCTCCTGCCAGAGATGAAGATTTCTGATTACGGCAAAAAGTGTGTTGTGATAGATCTGGATGAAACCCTCGTCCACAGCTCGTTTAAG cCTATAAGTAATGCAGACTTCATTGTTCCAGTGGAGATTGATGGTATAGTTCATCAG GTTTATGTACTGAAAAGGCCCCATGTTGACGAGTTTCTTCAAAAGATGGGAGAACTTTTTGAGTGTGTGCTGTTTACAGCCAGTCTCGCTAAG TATGCAGACCCTGTGGCCGACTTGCTGGACCAATGGGGTGTGTTCAGAGCGCGGCTCTTCAGAGAGTCCTGTGTTTTCCACAGAGGCAACTATGTAAAAGACCTCAGCCGGCTTGGACGAGAGCTAAACAATGTCATCATAGTCGACAACTCGCCTGCTTCCTACATATTTCACCCTGAAAATGCT GTGCCagtgcagtcctggtttgacGACATGAATGACACAGAGCTCCTAGACCTGCTGCCTTTTTTTGAGGGACTCAGCAAAGAAGAGGAGGTATATGGCGTCCTGCAGAACCTCAGGAGCAGGTAG
- the LOC117385405 gene encoding CTD small phosphatase-like protein isoform X1 has protein sequence MDHMSIITQVSNPKEEEILAFNQDKASQSKSSLKKQRNRSIFSTLFCCFRNYNVEPPAANSNTSALPPPVEENGSPPKCDQVEVIPVPSPPAKYLLPEMKISDYGKKCVVIDLDETLVHSSFKPISNADFIVPVEIDGIVHQVYVLKRPHVDEFLQKMGELFECVLFTASLAKYADPVADLLDQWGVFRARLFRESCVFHRGNYVKDLSRLGRELNNVIIVDNSPASYIFHPENAVPVQSWFDDMNDTELLDLLPFFEGLSKEEEVYGVLQNLRSR, from the exons ATGGACCACATGTCCATAATAACCCAGGTTTCTAACCCGAAGGAGGAGGAAATATTAGCTTTTAACCAAGATAAAG CATCACAGTCCAAAAGCAGCCTGAAGAAGCAGAGAAATCGGAGCATCTTCAGCACATTATTCTGCTGCTTTCGAAATTACAATGTTGAGCCACCAGCCGCCAACTCTAACACCAGTGCCCTGCCTCCACCGGTCGAGGAGAATGGATCCCCTCCCAAG TGTGACCAGGTCGAGGTCATCCCTGTCCCTAGT CCACCAGCCAAATACCTCCTGCCAGAGATGAAGATTTCTGATTACGGCAAAAAGTGTGTTGTGATAGATCTGGATGAAACCCTCGTCCACAGCTCGTTTAAG cCTATAAGTAATGCAGACTTCATTGTTCCAGTGGAGATTGATGGTATAGTTCATCAG GTTTATGTACTGAAAAGGCCCCATGTTGACGAGTTTCTTCAAAAGATGGGAGAACTTTTTGAGTGTGTGCTGTTTACAGCCAGTCTCGCTAAG TATGCAGACCCTGTGGCCGACTTGCTGGACCAATGGGGTGTGTTCAGAGCGCGGCTCTTCAGAGAGTCCTGTGTTTTCCACAGAGGCAACTATGTAAAAGACCTCAGCCGGCTTGGACGAGAGCTAAACAATGTCATCATAGTCGACAACTCGCCTGCTTCCTACATATTTCACCCTGAAAATGCT GTGCCagtgcagtcctggtttgacGACATGAATGACACAGAGCTCCTAGACCTGCTGCCTTTTTTTGAGGGACTCAGCAAAGAAGAGGAGGTATATGGCGTCCTGCAGAACCTCAGGAGCAGGTAG